The nucleotide sequence ACTCCTAAGTAAACAAGCTTTGTGCATTTCGAATCAGATCAACTTTTCCTTCAGGAAAAGGCCTTCTGATTTCATAAATAAAGCTGAAGAATTCTTCAGTCCCTCACATCATGATTTTGCATCTGCCATGCATATAATTGATGATAGAAAGAAGAGGGCAAGTGCCCAAGAATCCCATCAATGTGAGGTTTGATGAGGGTTGATATACACAGTTTTAGCGTGCGCAGAGCAAGTTGTTTCTATGAATGATTAACAATCTCTGTGTAATTAACAATGAACCTTTATTGACACTCGAGAAAACAATGCCTACGAGTACTACGTCAACCAATCAAATCCAAAACCTGCCAACCTAATCTTGTCATCAATCAAAACGATTAAAGGAAAACTAAATCTTTGATCAAAATCAGATTGTTGAAGATCACCAATACATTACCAGATCATAAACTCGCAAGTCTCGGAACAAGAAACATAACTAAAGGAATCATCTTTGAGCAAAAAGGCTTTGAGTCCAAAGGCAACCTAACCATGGCAGCAGCAGAGCTCATTCGAGCGGCACCTCGACGTCGCCGTCGCTGATCTCCGTCTGGAGATCCTTGGGGTCCTTCCCATCCACAGTGCAGCCGACGGAGACGCACGTGCCGAGGATCTCCTTGACGGTGCCGGCGAGGTCCTTGGCCATGGACCTGGGCCGCATGACCCGAGCGATCTCGACGACGTCGTCGAGCGAGATGTTGCCGTTGTGCTTGATGTTCTTCGTCTTCTTGCGGTCGCGCTCGGGCTCCTTGAGGGCCTTGATGAcgagggcggcggcggaggggacGACGCTTACCTTGGCCTGGCGGTTCTGCACCGTGAGCTTCACGGTGACGCGGAGGCCCTTCCACTCCTTCGCCGTCTCCTTGGCGATGTCCTCACCCACCTTCTTCGGGGAGAGCCCCAAAGGCCCGATCTTCGGGGCAAGGGAGCTGGCGGCGCCGACCTCGCCGCCGGTAACCCGGACGTAGACGTCGACCACTTGGGTGGGATCGAACTTGGGCGGCATCGCGGCAGGGGCGGTGGCGAGAGCTCCCGAGATTTAGGTTTAGGATTTCGAAGAGACGCGATGGCATCCGCGATGGCTAATATAGTGGCGCTCATCCTTCGGTCCGGTTCAATCCTTATTCTATCGAACCCGGTCGACTCTCATGGATTAATAGGGTTATGACTGGACTGGGTCGATGGTTTCAACGACAGTGTACGGACCTATTCAAATGAGATTGATGCATATACATATTAATCACCATTAGCTACAATTTtagttcttatattttaaaaaattacattgatatccatgtaatttaaaaataaaatatttaagtttatttatcttaatatcatTGGCTTTACTaacataaacataaaaaaaaaataaaagataattttaacgtttcaaTTGATGGTGATAAACAACATCTGTGGTAGTGGACAACGACGTCATTGAAGGCCGCAATTGATTATTATGGATAAGGAGAACAACGACGAAAGGTGAGAACTACTTTATATCTGCATCGACATTGACACAGTTACCAAACAACGAAAGGGCCGCTTAACAATTATGTCGAGATCGACATAGATGCAGCCCTTACctcttttcattattttttttatccacaACAGTCACTTGCGATCCCCAATGGCGCCGTCGCCTATCACCACCGATATCGTTCGCTACCACCATttagaatgttaaaattatctttttatcctttgtttttatattttcattagtaAAACCAACATCATTAGGgtaaatgaatctagatatttcactttcataattataagataaatataattttttaaaatatagggacTGAGATGCTAAATCCAACATGTAATAAGTGAAACCAAATATTTTCATTGATCAACAAAAATATATTTGCTAGATTCTCTATATATTTTTCAACATTTCATGTCAAaagaaattaataatataatttgatGATGATTTGATTAAAATTCATAAGAAttattaaaaatagaaaatagcCCATGAATCTAATTTATCT is from Musa acuminata AAA Group cultivar baxijiao chromosome BXJ3-8, Cavendish_Baxijiao_AAA, whole genome shotgun sequence and encodes:
- the LOC135646072 gene encoding large ribosomal subunit protein uL11-like, with product MPPKFDPTQVVDVYVRVTGGEVGAASSLAPKIGPLGLSPKKVGEDIAKETAKEWKGLRVTVKLTVQNRQAKVSVVPSAAALVIKALKEPERDRKKTKNIKHNGNISLDDVVEIARVMRPRSMAKDLAGTVKEILGTCVSVGCTVDGKDPKDLQTEISDGDVEVPLE